One Meles meles chromosome 11, mMelMel3.1 paternal haplotype, whole genome shotgun sequence DNA segment encodes these proteins:
- the LOC123953162 gene encoding collagen alpha-1(I) chain-like isoform X5: MFARRPPALGPRCAPGRAGRAGRAGRGAAPGRGRDGAGGARQPARTRPARPHKAGRAEQGRAGSRPPAPGRRARVCAGPGRARDTKGNGRAGAAGGEPRPHRRDPRPPSGLYVSAPGGAASARRPGPPLPPREGGPGTAGRRRAGDRGEKAGRGTCRGEGLSVEVLPLLEPKPGPARPAALPQRMTPGPQLSGAGGRALAGRLQHEEPQQHPPAPRRPMLPGKHSASALDGRRPPAPQTGTQMGAILRNTEAEAARSLPRSRPGAQTSGDLRPFRLLCLPLLHVSTAPGSVRRHAFLLPEALPRLRTDYRLNLMYTPLDSTLDRKCHEELAPATL, translated from the exons ATGTtcgcgcgccgcccgcccgccctcgGCCCGCGCTGCGCTCCGGGTCGGGCCGGGCGGGCCgggcgggccgggcggggggccgcgccgggccggggccgggacgGGGCCGGGGGCGCACGACAGCCCGCGCGCACCCGGCCGGCGCGTCCACACAAAGCGGGGCGCGCGGAGCAGGGCCGCGCCGGGAGCCGCCCGCCGGCCCCGGGGCGCAGGGCGCGAGTGTGCGCGGGGCCGGGCCGCGCGCGGGACACAAAAGGGAATGGACGcgcgggggcggcgggcggggagcCGCGGCCCCACCGAAGGGACCCCCGGCCGCCGAGCGGCCTCTACGTCAGCGCCCCGGGTGGCGCCGCCTCCGCCCGCCGGCCTGGGCCGCCGCTCCCGCCGAGGGAAGGCGGGCCGGGGACCGCGGGGAGAAGGCGGGCCGGGGACCGCGGGGAGAAGGCGGGCCGGGGGACCTGCCGGGGAGAAG GCCTCTCAGTGGAGGTGCTCCCCCTTCTTGAGCCAAAACCCGGCCCAGCGCGGCCAGCCGCCCTTCCCCAGCGGATGACCCCTGGACCACAGCTCAGCGGTGCCGGTGGCAGGGCCTTAGCTGGAAGACTCCAGCATGAGGA GCCCCAGCAGCACCCTCCTGCACCCCGCCGCCCCATGCTGCCTGGGAAGCACTCAGCATCCGCCCTGGACGGCCGGCGGCCCCCTGCTCCACAGACAGGTACCCAGATGGGTGCCATTCTCCGGAACACTGAGGCGGAAGCCGCTCGGTCCCTCCCGAGGAGCAGGCCTGGAGCTCAGACTTCCGGGGACCTGAGGCCATTccgcctgctctgcctgccccttctgCACGTGTCCACTGCACCTGGAAGTGTCCGCAGACACGCTTTCCTGTTACCCGAAGCTCTTCCGAGGCTGCGGACCGACTACAGACTAAA CCTCATGTACACCCCCCTGGACTCCACCCTGGACCGAAAGTGCCATGAAGAGCTGGCCCCTGCCACCCTCTAA
- the LOC123953162 gene encoding collagen alpha-1(I) chain-like isoform X6: MFARRPPALGPRCAPGRAGRAGRAGRGAAPGRGRDGAGGARQPARTRPARPHKAGRAEQGRAGSRPPAPGRRARVCAGPGRARDTKGNGRAGAAGGEPRPHRRDPRPPSGLYVSAPGGAASARRPGPPLPPREGGPGTAGRRRAGDRGEKAGRGTCRGEGLSVEVLPLLEPKPGPARPAALPQRMTPGPQLSGAGGRALAGRLQHEEPQQHPPAPRRPMLPGKHSASALDGRRPPAPQTGTQMGAILRNTEAEAARSLPRSRPGAQTSGDLRPFRLLCLPLLHVSTAPGSVRRHAFLLPEALPRLRTDYRLNPQVVPPGVRETSPAQS; this comes from the exons ATGTtcgcgcgccgcccgcccgccctcgGCCCGCGCTGCGCTCCGGGTCGGGCCGGGCGGGCCgggcgggccgggcggggggccgcgccgggccggggccgggacgGGGCCGGGGGCGCACGACAGCCCGCGCGCACCCGGCCGGCGCGTCCACACAAAGCGGGGCGCGCGGAGCAGGGCCGCGCCGGGAGCCGCCCGCCGGCCCCGGGGCGCAGGGCGCGAGTGTGCGCGGGGCCGGGCCGCGCGCGGGACACAAAAGGGAATGGACGcgcgggggcggcgggcggggagcCGCGGCCCCACCGAAGGGACCCCCGGCCGCCGAGCGGCCTCTACGTCAGCGCCCCGGGTGGCGCCGCCTCCGCCCGCCGGCCTGGGCCGCCGCTCCCGCCGAGGGAAGGCGGGCCGGGGACCGCGGGGAGAAGGCGGGCCGGGGACCGCGGGGAGAAGGCGGGCCGGGGGACCTGCCGGGGAGAAG GCCTCTCAGTGGAGGTGCTCCCCCTTCTTGAGCCAAAACCCGGCCCAGCGCGGCCAGCCGCCCTTCCCCAGCGGATGACCCCTGGACCACAGCTCAGCGGTGCCGGTGGCAGGGCCTTAGCTGGAAGACTCCAGCATGAGGA GCCCCAGCAGCACCCTCCTGCACCCCGCCGCCCCATGCTGCCTGGGAAGCACTCAGCATCCGCCCTGGACGGCCGGCGGCCCCCTGCTCCACAGACAGGTACCCAGATGGGTGCCATTCTCCGGAACACTGAGGCGGAAGCCGCTCGGTCCCTCCCGAGGAGCAGGCCTGGAGCTCAGACTTCCGGGGACCTGAGGCCATTccgcctgctctgcctgccccttctgCACGTGTCCACTGCACCTGGAAGTGTCCGCAGACACGCTTTCCTGTTACCCGAAGCTCTTCCGAGGCTGCGGACCGACTACAGACTAAA CCCCCAGGTTGTCCCTCCTGGGGTCCGCGAGACATCACCTGCACAGTCCTGA
- the LOC123953162 gene encoding uncharacterized protein LOC123953162 isoform X7, protein MKRPVVQYRILDSPDAQPPEEDRIQGSQECAGTGLSVEVLPLLEPKPGPARPAALPQRMTPGPQLSGAGGRALAGRLQHEEPQQHPPAPRRPMLPGKHSASALDGRRPPAPQTGTQMGAILRNTEAEAARSLPRSRPGAQTSGDLRPFRLLCLPLLHVSTAPGSVRRHAFLLPEALPRLRTDYRLKSQCPPSPRHSWGRSPCTRQELPTCLRGRACGRARRGPPSSTHPAASLKASCTPPWTPPWTESAMKSWPLPPSKSGTKSKSEHWYNHCVGPASQQNVVAGRHWGGAGLGGARCNAR, encoded by the exons ATGAAGCGG CCAGTCGTCCAGTACAGGATCCTTGACTCTCCTGACGCTCAGCCCCCAGAGGAGGACAGAATTCAGGGGAGCCAGGAGTGCGCTGGCACAG GCCTCTCAGTGGAGGTGCTCCCCCTTCTTGAGCCAAAACCCGGCCCAGCGCGGCCAGCCGCCCTTCCCCAGCGGATGACCCCTGGACCACAGCTCAGCGGTGCCGGTGGCAGGGCCTTAGCTGGAAGACTCCAGCATGAGGA GCCCCAGCAGCACCCTCCTGCACCCCGCCGCCCCATGCTGCCTGGGAAGCACTCAGCATCCGCCCTGGACGGCCGGCGGCCCCCTGCTCCACAGACAGGTACCCAGATGGGTGCCATTCTCCGGAACACTGAGGCGGAAGCCGCTCGGTCCCTCCCGAGGAGCAGGCCTGGAGCTCAGACTTCCGGGGACCTGAGGCCATTccgcctgctctgcctgccccttctgCACGTGTCCACTGCACCTGGAAGTGTCCGCAGACACGCTTTCCTGTTACCCGAAGCTCTTCCGAGGCTGCGGACCGACTACAGACTAAA GTCTCAATGCCCACCAAGTCCACGCCATTCCTGGGGGCGCAGTCCATGTACGCGTCAAGAGCTCCCCACCTGCCTGCGCGGCCGGGCCTGTGGCAGGGCCAGGAGGGGGCCTCCCAGCAGCACCCACCCCGCAGCCAGCCTCAAGG CCTCATGTACACCCCCCTGGACTCCACCCTGGACCGAAAGTGCCATGAAGAGCTGGCCCCTGCCACCCTCTAAGTCTGGTACTAAGTCTAAGTCCGAAcactggtacaaccactgtgtGGGGCCTGCGTCACAGCAGAACGTAGTGGCAGGAAGACACTGGGGTGGTGCTGGGCTTGGTGGTGCTAGGTGCAATGCCAGGTAG
- the LOC123953162 gene encoding translation initiation factor IF-2-like isoform X3, with the protein MDARGRRAGSRGPTEGTPGRRAASTSAPRVAPPPPAGLGRRSRRGKAGRGPRGEGGPGTAGRRRAGGPAGEKPVVQYRILDSPDAQPPEEDRIQGSQECAGTGLSVEVLPLLEPKPGPARPAALPQRMTPGPQLSGAGGRALAGRLQHEEPQQHPPAPRRPMLPGKHSASALDGRRPPAPQTGTQMGAILRNTEAEAARSLPRSRPGAQTSGDLRPFRLLCLPLLHVSTAPGSVRRHAFLLPEALPRLRTDYRLKSQCPPSPRHSWGRSPCTRQELPTCLRGRACGRARRGPPSSTHPAASLKASCTPPWTPPWTESAMKSWPLPPSKSGTKSKSEHWYNHCVGPASQQNVVAGRHWGGAGLGGARCNAR; encoded by the exons ATGGACGcgcgggggcggcgggcggggagcCGCGGCCCCACCGAAGGGACCCCCGGCCGCCGAGCGGCCTCTACGTCAGCGCCCCGGGTGGCGCCGCCTCCGCCCGCCGGCCTGGGCCGCCGCTCCCGCCGAGGGAAGGCGGGCCGGGGACCGCGGGGAGAAGGCGGGCCGGGGACCGCGGGGAGAAGGCGGGCCGGGGGACCTGCCGGGGAGAAG CCAGTCGTCCAGTACAGGATCCTTGACTCTCCTGACGCTCAGCCCCCAGAGGAGGACAGAATTCAGGGGAGCCAGGAGTGCGCTGGCACAG GCCTCTCAGTGGAGGTGCTCCCCCTTCTTGAGCCAAAACCCGGCCCAGCGCGGCCAGCCGCCCTTCCCCAGCGGATGACCCCTGGACCACAGCTCAGCGGTGCCGGTGGCAGGGCCTTAGCTGGAAGACTCCAGCATGAGGA GCCCCAGCAGCACCCTCCTGCACCCCGCCGCCCCATGCTGCCTGGGAAGCACTCAGCATCCGCCCTGGACGGCCGGCGGCCCCCTGCTCCACAGACAGGTACCCAGATGGGTGCCATTCTCCGGAACACTGAGGCGGAAGCCGCTCGGTCCCTCCCGAGGAGCAGGCCTGGAGCTCAGACTTCCGGGGACCTGAGGCCATTccgcctgctctgcctgccccttctgCACGTGTCCACTGCACCTGGAAGTGTCCGCAGACACGCTTTCCTGTTACCCGAAGCTCTTCCGAGGCTGCGGACCGACTACAGACTAAA GTCTCAATGCCCACCAAGTCCACGCCATTCCTGGGGGCGCAGTCCATGTACGCGTCAAGAGCTCCCCACCTGCCTGCGCGGCCGGGCCTGTGGCAGGGCCAGGAGGGGGCCTCCCAGCAGCACCCACCCCGCAGCCAGCCTCAAGG CCTCATGTACACCCCCCTGGACTCCACCCTGGACCGAAAGTGCCATGAAGAGCTGGCCCCTGCCACCCTCTAAGTCTGGTACTAAGTCTAAGTCCGAAcactggtacaaccactgtgtGGGGCCTGCGTCACAGCAGAACGTAGTGGCAGGAAGACACTGGGGTGGTGCTGGGCTTGGTGGTGCTAGGTGCAATGCCAGGTAG
- the LOC123953162 gene encoding collagen alpha-1(I) chain-like isoform X4 gives MFARRPPALGPRCAPGRAGRAGRAGRGAAPGRGRDGAGGARQPARTRPARPHKAGRAEQGRAGSRPPAPGRRARVCAGPGRARDTKGNGRAGAAGGEPRPHRRDPRPPSGLYVSAPGGAASARRPGPPLPPREGGPGTAGRRRAGDRGEKAGRGTCRGEGLSVEVLPLLEPKPGPARPAALPQRMTPGPQLSGAGGRALAGRLQHEEPQQHPPAPRRPMLPGKHSASALDGRRPPAPQTGTQMGAILRNTEAEAARSLPRSRPGAQTSGDLRPFRLLCLPLLHVSTAPGSVRRHAFLLPEALPRLRTDYRLNCTLEVTTINVLLLRQANTINKTSFYKEKQVFDLPQSSG, from the exons ATGTtcgcgcgccgcccgcccgccctcgGCCCGCGCTGCGCTCCGGGTCGGGCCGGGCGGGCCgggcgggccgggcggggggccgcgccgggccggggccgggacgGGGCCGGGGGCGCACGACAGCCCGCGCGCACCCGGCCGGCGCGTCCACACAAAGCGGGGCGCGCGGAGCAGGGCCGCGCCGGGAGCCGCCCGCCGGCCCCGGGGCGCAGGGCGCGAGTGTGCGCGGGGCCGGGCCGCGCGCGGGACACAAAAGGGAATGGACGcgcgggggcggcgggcggggagcCGCGGCCCCACCGAAGGGACCCCCGGCCGCCGAGCGGCCTCTACGTCAGCGCCCCGGGTGGCGCCGCCTCCGCCCGCCGGCCTGGGCCGCCGCTCCCGCCGAGGGAAGGCGGGCCGGGGACCGCGGGGAGAAGGCGGGCCGGGGACCGCGGGGAGAAGGCGGGCCGGGGGACCTGCCGGGGAGAAG GCCTCTCAGTGGAGGTGCTCCCCCTTCTTGAGCCAAAACCCGGCCCAGCGCGGCCAGCCGCCCTTCCCCAGCGGATGACCCCTGGACCACAGCTCAGCGGTGCCGGTGGCAGGGCCTTAGCTGGAAGACTCCAGCATGAGGA GCCCCAGCAGCACCCTCCTGCACCCCGCCGCCCCATGCTGCCTGGGAAGCACTCAGCATCCGCCCTGGACGGCCGGCGGCCCCCTGCTCCACAGACAGGTACCCAGATGGGTGCCATTCTCCGGAACACTGAGGCGGAAGCCGCTCGGTCCCTCCCGAGGAGCAGGCCTGGAGCTCAGACTTCCGGGGACCTGAGGCCATTccgcctgctctgcctgccccttctgCACGTGTCCACTGCACCTGGAAGTGTCCGCAGACACGCTTTCCTGTTACCCGAAGCTCTTCCGAGGCTGCGGACCGACTACAGACTAAA CTGCACTCTCGAAGTTACTACAATAAACGTGTTACTTTTGAGACAAGCAAACACGATCAACAAAACctctttttacaaagaaaaacaagtgtTTGACCTGCCCCAGAGCAGCGGCTAG
- the LOC123953162 gene encoding collagen alpha-1(I) chain-like isoform X1 — protein sequence MFARRPPALGPRCAPGRAGRAGRAGRGAAPGRGRDGAGGARQPARTRPARPHKAGRAEQGRAGSRPPAPGRRARVCAGPGRARDTKGNGRAGAAGGEPRPHRRDPRPPSGLYVSAPGGAASARRPGPPLPPREGGPGTAGRRRAGDRGEKAGRGTCRGEGLSVEVLPLLEPKPGPARPAALPQRMTPGPQLSGAGGRALAGRLQHEEPQQHPPAPRRPMLPGKHSASALDGRRPPAPQTGTQMGAILRNTEAEAARSLPRSRPGAQTSGDLRPFRLLCLPLLHVSTAPGSVRRHAFLLPEALPRLRTDYRLKSQCPPSPRHSWGRSPCTRQELPTCLRGRACGRARRGPPSSTHPAASLKASCTPPWTPPWTESAMKSWPLPPSKSGTKSKSEHWYNHCVGPASQQNVVAGRHWGGAGLGGARCNAR from the exons ATGTtcgcgcgccgcccgcccgccctcgGCCCGCGCTGCGCTCCGGGTCGGGCCGGGCGGGCCgggcgggccgggcggggggccgcgccgggccggggccgggacgGGGCCGGGGGCGCACGACAGCCCGCGCGCACCCGGCCGGCGCGTCCACACAAAGCGGGGCGCGCGGAGCAGGGCCGCGCCGGGAGCCGCCCGCCGGCCCCGGGGCGCAGGGCGCGAGTGTGCGCGGGGCCGGGCCGCGCGCGGGACACAAAAGGGAATGGACGcgcgggggcggcgggcggggagcCGCGGCCCCACCGAAGGGACCCCCGGCCGCCGAGCGGCCTCTACGTCAGCGCCCCGGGTGGCGCCGCCTCCGCCCGCCGGCCTGGGCCGCCGCTCCCGCCGAGGGAAGGCGGGCCGGGGACCGCGGGGAGAAGGCGGGCCGGGGACCGCGGGGAGAAGGCGGGCCGGGGGACCTGCCGGGGAGAAG GCCTCTCAGTGGAGGTGCTCCCCCTTCTTGAGCCAAAACCCGGCCCAGCGCGGCCAGCCGCCCTTCCCCAGCGGATGACCCCTGGACCACAGCTCAGCGGTGCCGGTGGCAGGGCCTTAGCTGGAAGACTCCAGCATGAGGA GCCCCAGCAGCACCCTCCTGCACCCCGCCGCCCCATGCTGCCTGGGAAGCACTCAGCATCCGCCCTGGACGGCCGGCGGCCCCCTGCTCCACAGACAGGTACCCAGATGGGTGCCATTCTCCGGAACACTGAGGCGGAAGCCGCTCGGTCCCTCCCGAGGAGCAGGCCTGGAGCTCAGACTTCCGGGGACCTGAGGCCATTccgcctgctctgcctgccccttctgCACGTGTCCACTGCACCTGGAAGTGTCCGCAGACACGCTTTCCTGTTACCCGAAGCTCTTCCGAGGCTGCGGACCGACTACAGACTAAA GTCTCAATGCCCACCAAGTCCACGCCATTCCTGGGGGCGCAGTCCATGTACGCGTCAAGAGCTCCCCACCTGCCTGCGCGGCCGGGCCTGTGGCAGGGCCAGGAGGGGGCCTCCCAGCAGCACCCACCCCGCAGCCAGCCTCAAGG CCTCATGTACACCCCCCTGGACTCCACCCTGGACCGAAAGTGCCATGAAGAGCTGGCCCCTGCCACCCTCTAAGTCTGGTACTAAGTCTAAGTCCGAAcactggtacaaccactgtgtGGGGCCTGCGTCACAGCAGAACGTAGTGGCAGGAAGACACTGGGGTGGTGCTGGGCTTGGTGGTGCTAGGTGCAATGCCAGGTAG
- the LOC123953162 gene encoding collagen alpha-1(I) chain-like isoform X2, with protein sequence MFARRPPALGPRCAPGRAGRAGRAGRGAAPGRGRDGAGGARQPARTRPARPHKAGRAEQGRAGSRPPAPGRRARVCAGPGRARDTKGNGRAGAAGGEPRPHRRDPRPPSGLYVSAPGGAASARRPGPPLPPREGGPGTAGRRRAGDRGEKAGRGTCRGEGLSVEVLPLLEPKPGPARPAALPQRMTPGPQLSGAGGRALAGRLQHEEPQQHPPAPRRPMLPGKHSASALDGRRPPAPQTGTQMGAILRNTEAEAARSLPRSRPGAQTSGDLRPFRLLCLPLLHVSTAPGSVRRHAFLLPEALPRLRTDYRLKSQCPPSPRHSWGRSPCTRQELPTCLRGRACGRARRGPPSSTHPAASLKASCTPPWTPPWTESAMKSWPLPPSKSAALSKLLQ encoded by the exons ATGTtcgcgcgccgcccgcccgccctcgGCCCGCGCTGCGCTCCGGGTCGGGCCGGGCGGGCCgggcgggccgggcggggggccgcgccgggccggggccgggacgGGGCCGGGGGCGCACGACAGCCCGCGCGCACCCGGCCGGCGCGTCCACACAAAGCGGGGCGCGCGGAGCAGGGCCGCGCCGGGAGCCGCCCGCCGGCCCCGGGGCGCAGGGCGCGAGTGTGCGCGGGGCCGGGCCGCGCGCGGGACACAAAAGGGAATGGACGcgcgggggcggcgggcggggagcCGCGGCCCCACCGAAGGGACCCCCGGCCGCCGAGCGGCCTCTACGTCAGCGCCCCGGGTGGCGCCGCCTCCGCCCGCCGGCCTGGGCCGCCGCTCCCGCCGAGGGAAGGCGGGCCGGGGACCGCGGGGAGAAGGCGGGCCGGGGACCGCGGGGAGAAGGCGGGCCGGGGGACCTGCCGGGGAGAAG GCCTCTCAGTGGAGGTGCTCCCCCTTCTTGAGCCAAAACCCGGCCCAGCGCGGCCAGCCGCCCTTCCCCAGCGGATGACCCCTGGACCACAGCTCAGCGGTGCCGGTGGCAGGGCCTTAGCTGGAAGACTCCAGCATGAGGA GCCCCAGCAGCACCCTCCTGCACCCCGCCGCCCCATGCTGCCTGGGAAGCACTCAGCATCCGCCCTGGACGGCCGGCGGCCCCCTGCTCCACAGACAGGTACCCAGATGGGTGCCATTCTCCGGAACACTGAGGCGGAAGCCGCTCGGTCCCTCCCGAGGAGCAGGCCTGGAGCTCAGACTTCCGGGGACCTGAGGCCATTccgcctgctctgcctgccccttctgCACGTGTCCACTGCACCTGGAAGTGTCCGCAGACACGCTTTCCTGTTACCCGAAGCTCTTCCGAGGCTGCGGACCGACTACAGACTAAA GTCTCAATGCCCACCAAGTCCACGCCATTCCTGGGGGCGCAGTCCATGTACGCGTCAAGAGCTCCCCACCTGCCTGCGCGGCCGGGCCTGTGGCAGGGCCAGGAGGGGGCCTCCCAGCAGCACCCACCCCGCAGCCAGCCTCAAGG CCTCATGTACACCCCCCTGGACTCCACCCTGGACCGAAAGTGCCATGAAGAGCTGGCCCCTGCCACCCTCTAAGTCTG CTGCACTCTCGAAGTTACTACAATAA